The region AGAGCATCGTGGCCACCATTTGGCGACTACGAAAGCGCAAGCCGCAGCTGGCGGTTATCCTGCATTCGAAAGCGCCTTATGACTTGATCGCCGCGGTCTTCGCCGGCTGTTCTTACCTGTTCAAGAACATTTACGATGATGAACTGCCGGGCCAGGAACGGTGGCTCGAAGCAGCCACCTGGACATGCGACGAGGGACACCTGATCCAGAGCAAGCTGGACCTGGTGGGCCATTTGGGCTGCGACACATCCAACCCCGAAATGTTCGCGCCCGTCCGTGCTGTCACCAGTGGTTCGCCGGGGCGCATTGTTATCGGTTTCCAGTTGGGCGCCTCGCAGCCGGTCCGGTGCTGGCCGATCGAGCATTTCATCAGGCTGGCCAAGGCTCTGCTCGCCGAGGCGGGTGACATCGAGATCGCGCTCATCGGATCAGATAGGGAAAGGAGCCTGGAGAACGCGTTGCTGTCCGGGCTGACGGTGCAGGAAAGGCAACGCGTCGTCAGCTACGTCGGCCGAACCACGCTGCCCACGCTTCTTGCCGTAATTCAGCGCATGAAGGTGCTGGTGACCGGCGATACGGGCCCCCTCCATCTGGCGATTGCACTCAAGGTAAAGACTGTCAGCCTTTTTGCCACCGCGAGCCCCAGGAAGACTGGCCCTTATCAAGACATGGCCTTGCACAAGGTGCTGCACGTAGCGATGGACCGGCGGCAGCTGGCCGGGGCCGAGCGTCTCCACCCGATGGCGTACATTCAGGTCGACGAGGTCCTGCACGCGGTGATGGCATCGATGCGCGGTGCCGAAACCGGGTATCCGCAGTTGGTGCCAGCGACCGCCCGCGCTGTGCAGCGGACGGCCAGGGAAGAGGTGGCCGTCCTGGCCGTTTCGTAGCAGCTCGCGCGCCGTGCCGTCCTGCCATGGCGCCAGTCCGGTCAAGGAGCCACGCAGGGCGCGGAAAAGACAACCTGGTTACCCGATCCCGCGAAACTGCCCGCACAACCGGAACACGTCCATCGACAGCGCAACCCCCTTGGCCTTGCCGTAGCGCGTTGCCAGCTTCAGCAGTTCCTTGATGTCGCGCCCGCTTGCCGCGGGATATGCGTCGGTCAGCGCATCGATCAGCGCATCGTCCAGTTCTGCGCCGAACTGCGCCGCCTGCAGTTGCCACAGCCGCACGGCATCCTCGCGGCACGGCGTGGTGTAGTGGATGGTGGCAATGCAGCGCGACAGGATGGCATCGTCGACGTCGCCGATGCGGTTGGTGGTCATGAACAGCAGGCCGCTGAAGTACTCCAGCGTGCGCAGGAACTCGGCGACGATGGCGTTGTGCTCGAGGTCGTTGTCGCGGCGGCGGATATAGACGTCGGCCTCGTCCAGCAGCAGGATCGCGTTCCAGCGCATGGCGCGGCGCAGGATGGTCATCAGCGTGGCCCCCACCGACGCCGCGGTGGTGCCCAGCTGCCCCGAGTGCACGCGGTACAGCGGCTTGCCGACCACCTCGGCATAGACCTCGGCGGTCAGCGTCTTGCCCAGGCCTGGCGCGCCCTGGCACAGGATGGTGGTGCCACCTGACTTGCCGGGCACGAAGTCCGGCGCCAGCATGTCCATGTGCGAGGTCAGGATGTCGATCAGGTCGCGGTGGTGCGCGGGCAGCACCAGCTTGTCGCGCAGCGCGGGCTGGTAGCGGTACTCGGCCAGGTGCTGCACGTGGACCCAGATATTGCGGTGCCACTCCAGGTGGAACAGGTGCACGTAGCCATGCAGCGGCACGCGCTCGAAGCCCTCCATGATGCCCGCCTCGCGCCAGAACGACGGGTCGCAGGTCATCTCGAAACGGCGCTCCAGCCGTTCCTCGTCATTCACGCAGCGCGCGCCGGCGAGATCGGCGAACGGGATCAGCTCCGCCGTGCCCTTGGCATCGACCGAGAACGCCGCGCGCGTCGCGACGAACTGCGCGCCGAAGGCGCGCTGGCAGCGCACGAAGCGCTGCGCGTGATGTTCATACTCCTGCCGGAATTCCGCGCACTCCTTGTAGAAGCCGAATTCGGCCAGCAACTCCGGGATGGTGCGATTGGCAATATCGTCCCGCGTGATCACCATCGACGTGGTCATGCCCGAGCGGCGCAGGTGGTGGTCGGTCAGCGCGGAGTTGGCCGACTGCATCGTATTGGCGAGCAGGTCCACCACCACGTAAGGCATGCCCTGCTCGGGCGACACCTGGCGCATGCGGCGCACCAGCCAGGGCAGCAGCACGCCGTCGCGGTTGCGCTGGTACAGCCAGCCGTCGATGGCATCGCGCGACAGGTACGCGACCAGGCCCGCCACCAATTGGTCCAGCCCCGGAATCACGCGTGCCTGCGGCGCGTTGTAGATATTGTCCAGCGCCAGCATCTGGAACATCAGCGCGCGCTCGTTCTGCGTCTTGCTCAGCGTATAGAGCGAACTGAGCGCGTGCGCGTCGAACAGCTGGCTCGACACCAGCATATTGCCGTGGCACACGCCATGCTGCTGCAGCTGCCGGGCCAGCGGCGAACCGGTTTCGATCATCGCCAGCAGGGGATGGATCAGCGCCTCCGGAATCTCGAAATCCATGTACCGCACTCCCGTTCAATGGCGTGGCCGCGCCCGGCCAGCGGCCAGGGTTTCACTGCAGGAAGAAATCGATCGCGCGCTCGACCACCGGCGCATGGATGACATGCGGCCCGTCGAACTCGACGTATTCCACGTCATAGCCGGCGGCGCGCAACCTGGCCGCGTGCGCGCGTCCGCTGGCAATCGGCAATTGCTCGTCAGCCAGCCCATGCGCGACAAACACCTTGGGAATGCCGGTCTGCATGAACACCGACATGAAGCCGCCCGAGAACGCGATCACATGGCTGGCGATATCGCCATTGGTAATGCCCAGCGACAGCGCGTAGCTGGCGCCATCCGAGAATCCGGCAAAGGCCAGCCGCCGGGGATCGATCCGGTAGCGCGACGTTACCGCGGCCAGCGCCTGGTGCAGCCGCTGCAGGTCCGGCCCATTGCCGCCGATGACGATGTCCCAGGTGGGATAGAGCGAATGCGGCGCCAGCACCAGGAAGCGGTGCCGCTGCGCATGCGCTTCGAGATGCGGCAGGACTTTTTCGGGGAAGCCGCCGGCGCCGTGGAACATGACCATCAGGGGCACCGGCGCCTGGGCTTCCAGCCCGTCCGGCACGAACAGCACGGCATCGCGTTCATCGGCCACGCCCAGCCGGTGGCGGCCGGCGGTAAGCGGCCCGGCATGCGGCTCCGCGGCGGCGAAGGACATGCGGCCGAACAAGGACGGGTCGAGCATGGCGTCTCCGGCGGGCGGCTTCGTGGCCGCACCGTTATGGTGATATTCTGTATATTACATACTAACACCATGGGACGCCAGCCGGGGGCGGCTCGCTAATGCACGGCGCCTCGCGCCGCCTGAGCATTTGGCCACCGACGCAATGGAACACGCTCGTCAATGGCCCGGCGCGTCACTGTATGGAGGGCACGATGCCGAGCTTCTCTGCGAGCATTCGCTCATAGACGCCAAAGTGCTTGTCTACCTCCGCCTGGCTGACTACCACGATTTCCACAGCGACCTGGCCTACCTTCAACCCAAGCATCGTGGACAACGCTAACTCCAGGTGCGGGGCCGCTTCGCGGTCCTTGGCAAACGTCGTGCCGACGCTGACCGTGTAGGCCCTCTCCCCTTCACTGCTTACCTCAACCAGCCTTGCAGCCGCGCTCAGGTTGCTCTCGATGGCAATCCTGGCGAGTTCCGCTACACACCGCGTCCTCTCCGTGGGGAACCCGCGCGCGCATCTCAGCCGCAGTCGATGCTTGCCCAGCGTGATCCACTCGGAATCAAACTCCATCGAAGTCTCCCTTTGTTAAAAGATATGCATGGACCTTGAGCCGGCGGGCAGGCAACGACGAATGCCAGGCCCATCCGGCAAGCGGCGCGCCGGCAGCGCGCGGGTTGGCACCGCCGGCGCGCCAACGGCCACTCACGCCACGGTGACTGCGATGCGGCGCGGGCGTGCTTCCTCGCGCCGCGGGATCGTCAATTTCAGTACGCCGTCGTGCAGGTTCGCCTCGATTCTCGACGTGTCAAGATCGGCACTTAACGAGAAGGCGCGAGCGAAGTGCGGCTCGCGGATTTCCGCGTGTTGCACTCGCAGTCCCTTGGGAGTGGGCACCACCGCCTCGGCCTCGATATGGAGGTTGCCATCATGGACATTCACCTCGAGCTTGTCCTTCGTCACGCCCGGAAGGTCGGCCCAAAGGGTGACACCGTTGCTGTCCTCGACGATGTCGACCGCGGGCAGCAACGTCATGGTCGGCAGCGACTTTTCCTCCTGGCCTTTTGTCACCGCACCCTGGCTGCGTTCAACCACTTGCGTCGTATCGTTCATGGCTTGCTCCTCGTGTTACTGGACCGTGATTGCCCGAGGCTTCGAGGCTTCCTGCTTGCCAACCGTGACGGACAGGCAGCCGTTGGCATAGCGCGCCTGGACGTTTCCCGGGTCGGCGCTCTGCGGCAACTCCACCACGCGACGGAAGCTGCCGGTGAATCGCTCCTGCTTGTACAGCCGCAATTCCGGATCGTCGACCGCATGTGTCGGCTCGCGCTCGCCGCTGATGGTCAGCAAGCCTTTGTCGATCGACACCTCGAGCTTGTCTTGCCGAATCCCCGGTACGAACGCCACCACCTCGAACGAGTCGTCCGTGGCGCCGATATTGACGGGTGGAAAGGCTCCGAAACGGCCGGAACGAATGCTGGATGGGAATCCGCCCACCAAGCTCGCCATCTGCCTTTGCATGCGGTCGAGCTCGTTGAACAGGTCGGTTCCGAAGAATAGATCACTCATGGTCGTATCCTCCTTCGATGCAGCAAGGAGGCGAAGGGGCAACGCGCTACCATTCACCTGCCAGGCTGCTGGCAAACAAACAGAAACACGCAGCGCGCAACGTCGCGACTGCCTGAGCGAAAAATAAAATAGTCACGGCGGCGGGAAATTTCAAGAGGGATCGCGTTGGACTCGCCGCGTAGGCCGCGGTGATCTTTGAATCTCCAGTGGCCCGTCCTCGGTCAAGACCGTTTTGGCGCTCTTGCCATTGCGCTGATTGGCCGTGCCGGCTGGGCGCTCAGCGCCAGCCGGGTAGCCCAGATGATGGCCGAGCTCAGCGCCCAGCGCCCCGCGCGATCAGGGCCTTCTTGAATGCCATTGAGGCGTCCTGCACGGCCCCAGCGGTCATCGGCCCCTTGACGAAATGGCCGATCAGGTCCTCGGGGATGCTCGCACCCCGGTCGGCGGGAACCGCATTTTCACCGCCGAAAATTGCCGGCGACTCCCGCCTTTGCACCCTCTGTCTCATCCGCAACCAGGTTGCGGTCAGCGACCAGCCTGCTCCATCGCGCCAGCTCCTGCCGAATAAACGCCTGGAAGTCCGCAGGGCCCGCATGCACGACCTTGAAACCGTAACCTGAAAGTACCTCGTTCTTCGACAAATCGGACAGGACCTGCTTCACCGCCAGATCGAGTTTCTCGATTCTCTCCCGCGCGGTCCCCTTGGGGGCCAGAACGCCATACCACCCGGTGACCAACATGTTCCGCACCCCGGCCTCCGCAAACGTGGGCGTCTCAGGCGCGATCGGCAGACGCGTGTCGTTCGCAATCGCCAGTGCCCGCAACTTCCCGGATTTGACGTGCCTGAGACTGTCGGCCCCTGCGAACACTGCGTCCACGTCACCGCTGATCGCTGCCGTGACCGCCTGGACGCCGCCGTGGTACGGCACATGGGTCACTCGCATCGCGGCGGATTGCGAGAGCAACTCTATGGCGAGATGGCTGGTATTTCCGTATCCGGACGATGCCACGCTTACCGGGCGGGACTT is a window of Cupriavidus taiwanensis LMG 19424 DNA encoding:
- a CDS encoding glycosyltransferase family 9 protein; the encoded protein is MSKQWKVWLANICIGAYRLLSIGPKATCPPVDEQRFSRLVVFSTTALGDFMLNTPAIRALRNRYPDASITLVANPRNRDLVSACPYIDDFVFWDHKAKSIVATIWRLRKRKPQLAVILHSKAPYDLIAAVFAGCSYLFKNIYDDELPGQERWLEAATWTCDEGHLIQSKLDLVGHLGCDTSNPEMFAPVRAVTSGSPGRIVIGFQLGASQPVRCWPIEHFIRLAKALLAEAGDIEIALIGSDRERSLENALLSGLTVQERQRVVSYVGRTTLPTLLAVIQRMKVLVTGDTGPLHLAIALKVKTVSLFATASPRKTGPYQDMALHKVLHVAMDRRQLAGAERLHPMAYIQVDEVLHAVMASMRGAETGYPQLVPATARAVQRTAREEVAVLAVS
- a CDS encoding ATP-binding protein, translating into MDFEIPEALIHPLLAMIETGSPLARQLQQHGVCHGNMLVSSQLFDAHALSSLYTLSKTQNERALMFQMLALDNIYNAPQARVIPGLDQLVAGLVAYLSRDAIDGWLYQRNRDGVLLPWLVRRMRQVSPEQGMPYVVVDLLANTMQSANSALTDHHLRRSGMTTSMVITRDDIANRTIPELLAEFGFYKECAEFRQEYEHHAQRFVRCQRAFGAQFVATRAAFSVDAKGTAELIPFADLAGARCVNDEERLERRFEMTCDPSFWREAGIMEGFERVPLHGYVHLFHLEWHRNIWVHVQHLAEYRYQPALRDKLVLPAHHRDLIDILTSHMDMLAPDFVPGKSGGTTILCQGAPGLGKTLTAEVYAEVVGKPLYRVHSGQLGTTAASVGATLMTILRRAMRWNAILLLDEADVYIRRRDNDLEHNAIVAEFLRTLEYFSGLLFMTTNRIGDVDDAILSRCIATIHYTTPCREDAVRLWQLQAAQFGAELDDALIDALTDAYPAASGRDIKELLKLATRYGKAKGVALSMDVFRLCGQFRGIG
- a CDS encoding alpha/beta hydrolase, whose product is MLDPSLFGRMSFAAAEPHAGPLTAGRHRLGVADERDAVLFVPDGLEAQAPVPLMVMFHGAGGFPEKVLPHLEAHAQRHRFLVLAPHSLYPTWDIVIGGNGPDLQRLHQALAAVTSRYRIDPRRLAFAGFSDGASYALSLGITNGDIASHVIAFSGGFMSVFMQTGIPKVFVAHGLADEQLPIASGRAHAARLRAAGYDVEYVEFDGPHVIHAPVVERAIDFFLQ
- a CDS encoding Hsp20/alpha crystallin family protein; translated protein: MNDTTQVVERSQGAVTKGQEEKSLPTMTLLPAVDIVEDSNGVTLWADLPGVTKDKLEVNVHDGNLHIEAEAVVPTPKGLRVQHAEIREPHFARAFSLSADLDTSRIEANLHDGVLKLTIPRREEARPRRIAVTVA
- a CDS encoding Hsp20/alpha crystallin family protein, coding for MSDLFFGTDLFNELDRMQRQMASLVGGFPSSIRSGRFGAFPPVNIGATDDSFEVVAFVPGIRQDKLEVSIDKGLLTISGEREPTHAVDDPELRLYKQERFTGSFRRVVELPQSADPGNVQARYANGCLSVTVGKQEASKPRAITVQ
- a CDS encoding Bug family tripartite tricarboxylate transporter substrate binding protein, translating into MRTGGWFVVAGTIASVQPAWAGYPDQPITIVVPYPPGGPADLMARPLGDGLQTALGVPVVLQYKPGAGGQIALRHVQRARNDGYTLVLALAAYAIGPLVSRSAGYDPVSDFQPVSLLAKQPLVLYVGATSEITSVSDLIVRAKSRPVSVASSGYGNTSHLAIELLSQSAAMRVTHVPYHGGVQAVTAAISGDVDAVFAGADSLRHVKSGKLRALAIANDTRLPIAPETPTFAEAGVRNMLVTGWYGVLAPKGTARERIEKLDLAVKQVLSDLSKNEVLSGYGFKVVHAGPADFQAFIRQELARWSRLVADRNLVADETEGAKAGVAGNFRR